CTACCTTGCAAATATCGCATGGTAGCGAACGAATTGCGGGGAGTGCCGGCTTCATGCCGAAGCGGAGCGACGCCGGGCATCCGGCCGTGGGAGGGTGGGCGAAGCGATGCTACTTCGCTGGCCGCGCCCTTATGGACGCGACCCTGCGGCCTTACGATCTGGGTTCGACGCAGTGGTATGTTCTCTGGCATCTGGCCAGCTTCGGGCCGACCGTTCAACGCGACCTTGGACGAGCGCTTGAACTGGAGCGGGCGACGCTCAGCGGGATCGTCACCACGCTCGTGCGCAAGAATCTGGTCGAGCAGACCTCAAGCGGAGAGGACCAGCGTCAGCGTCTTTTGACGCTGACCGCCGCGGGCGAGGCCCTGTGGCGCGAACTTCCCGATCTTTCCTTCATTCACGACGCGGCGTTCGGCGGCATCGACGAGGCCGATCTGGCCACGACCGTCCGTATCCTGCAACTGGCCACCGAGCGGCTGCAGAACCTGTTGCGAAAGGAATGAGCCAATGACCGTGCTGGTGACCGGAGCGACCGGCCTTGTCGGCGAGCGGCTGGTCCCGCGGCTGGTGGACGCCGGCATTGCCTGCCGCGCGCTGCTGCGGGCCGGAAAAGCCTGTCCCCGCGGAGCAGCGGCGGTGACCGGCGACATGCTCGACCCGCCGACCCTTGCGGACGCCGTCCGGGGCGTTTCGGCGATCGTGCATCTGGCCGCGGTCTTTCGTACCCAGGATGCCGACCTCATCTGGAGGAGCAATCTCGATGGGACCCGCAATCTGATCGCTGCGGTGAAAGCGAACGCCCCGGATGCCCGCTTCATCATGGCGAGCACCAGCAACGTCTACAACATCGACACCCCCCATCCCGGACGCGAGGAGGATCCGGTCGCCCCGAAACACGCCTATCCTGCAAGCAAAGTGGCCGCGGAAACAGAGCTGCGCAAAAGCGGCTTGAACTGGTCCATCATCCGGTTCCCGTTCGTGTATGGCGATGGCGACGGACACCTTGAGTCGCTTACCAAACACGTCGGCAACTGGCATCCGGCGCAGCGAATGAGCACGATCCACCACCGCGACGTTGCCACCGCCATGGCGCTCGCTCTGGCGGGAGCGTTCGACGCGCGCGTCGTGAATGTCGCCGACGACGCCCCGTTGTCCATCTTCGAGCTTGCCGGTTTGGTGAACACGAGAATGGAGGCGACTGCCGAGCCTCTCCCGAATCCATGGCATCTTCACGTCGACGGTTCGCTGGCCCGCACTCTTGGCTTCCGGCCCACGGTGAGGACCGTTCATCAGGCGCGGCAAGACGGGCTGATGTGACACGCGTCGCCGGGTGGCGGCGTGACTCCACCCGAATGGCCTCCGGCAAACCCGCTGCGGCTCACGGCGCCGAACGCTAGGGTCCGGACTCATAACCAGTAGGCGACGGTTGCCACGATGTGGACGGCGGCCATGAAGTTGGTGGCGGAGCGGTCGTATCGGGTGGCGATGCGCCGGAAATCCTTGAGGCGTCCGAACATGCGCTCGATGACGTTACGGTTCCGATAAAGGTAGGGAGAGAAGCAGTTTTTCCAGCGCTTGTTGGCGCGTGGCGGGATGTTGGGCGCGGCTCCCGCCTCTTCGATCTTCCGGCGAACAGCGGCACTGTCGTATCCCTTGTCGCCGTGCAGGAGATTGGTGGCGGGCATCCGGTCGAGCAGACGGTCGGCGGCGGTGCAGTCAGCCACCTGACCGCCGGTCAACAGGAAGGCGAGCGGCCGACCGCGCGGATCGCTCAGGGCGTGGATTTTGGTGGTTCTCCCACCTCGGGACCGTCCAATGGCCTGGGCGCGCTCCCCCCTTTCCCGCCACTCGCTGAACGATGGGCGCGGACCGCCGTGGAGTCGATCATCACCTGGGCTGGTGGGCCACCTGCCGCTGCCAACGCATGGAAGATGTCCTCCCACACGCCTTTGGCCGCCCAGCGGACGAAGCGGTTGTAGAGCGTCTTGCGCGGACCGTAGACCGGCGGTGCGTCCGCCCAGCGCCCACCCGACTTCAGCACATGGACGATCCCGCTGATCACACGTCGGTCATCCACGCGCGGCTTGCCTCGGGTATCGCGCGGAAGGTGTGGCTCAAGCCGTCCGAACTGCTCCACCGTCAACCAGAACTGACCGTCGTTCATAACAAAGCCCCTTTCCAGGGCTTTGAATCACAACGATTCCCTTCGGGAAAGGCTCTTTATGGGTCCGGACCCTAGCGCTGCCCCTTGGCGGCGCCGGCGCACGGCGCCATCGACGACACCCGCATCACCGGCGGCGGCCGGGAGCCGGCCGGCATCGCAGGACCGCCACAGGCTGGGCATCCGGTGTCCACGCGCGGCCTCCGCCACCGCTTTTCACGCACTCTGAAAAAAGTCCGCCAGCTTTTCCAGTCCCCTCCGTGGATAGCCACAGAACGGGACAACGCTCCGCCCTGCGGCGCCCCCTCCCGGACCACACGCCGGACCATCACGCCGAAACGGACGCGGAATCCCCCCGATTCCCGCGACGGGGAGGCTGCATCCTGGAGGCCGCCATGCAGGTTGACTCGCTCAGCTCCTCGACCGTCACGACCACCACGTCCGCCAAAAGCTCCTCGGCCTCGCTGGCCGGCAGCTACCAGTCCTTTCTGACGCTGCTGCTGAAGCAGCTTGAGGTGCAGGACCCGACCAACCCGGTGGACACCGCCCAATACACCAGCCAGCTCGTGCAGCTCTCCTCGCTGGAGCAGCAGATGTCGATGAGCGACAAGCTGGACGAGCTGACCTCCGCGGTGCAGGCGCTGGGAACCGGCAGTTCGGCGCTGGGCTATCTCGGGCGCACGGTGACGGCGGAAGGCGACACGACCGCCCTCCAGAACGGCGCGGCCAACTGGGAATACTCGCTGAACAGCGAGGCCGCGTCGGTCACCCTGACGGTGCGCGACGAGGACGGGTCCATCGTCTACCAGGACAGCGGCGCCACCGGCCAGGGCAGCCATTCCTTCAGCTGGGACGGCACCGGGCGCGACGGCGCGCTCCACACCTCGGGCAATTACAGCCTGACCGTCACGGCGGTGGACTCCAGCAAGGCCGCCGTCGCCACCGAGACGCGCATCAAGGGCACGGTCACCTCCGTGGACACGTCGGGCAGCACGGCGGCGCTGGGCATCGGCGGCGTGAGCGTGTCCGCCGACGACGTGCTGTCGCTGAGCTGAGCCGCCCCCTCCCGGCCTCCTCCCCGGGCCCATCCCCTTCCTTGCGACAGGTGCGACGATGAGCATCACCAGCGCGATGTACAGCGCCACGTCCGGCTTGATGGCGCAAAGCAAGGCGCTCGCCTCCATCTCCAGCAACATCGCCAATTCCAGCACGACCGGCTTCAAGAGCACCGGGACGAACTTTAACTCCTACATCAACAAGACCTCGTCCATCGACGAGCAGACCGGCGGCGTGCTGGCCAGCACCTACCGCAACATCAGCGGGCAGGGCGAAATCCAGTCGTCGGCGGTCTCCACCAACA
The window above is part of the Azospirillum sp. TSH58 genome. Proteins encoded here:
- a CDS encoding IS5-like element ISAzba5 family transposase (programmed frameshift); its protein translation is MNDGQFWLTVEQFGRLEPHLPRDTRGKPRVDDRRVISGIVHVLKSGGRWADAPPVYGPRKTLYNRFVRWAAKGVWEDIFHALAAAGGPPAQVMIDSTAVRAHRSASGGKGGKRAQAIGRSRGGRTTKIHALSDPRGRPLAFLLTGGQVADCTAADRLLDRMPATNLLHGDKGYDSAAVRRKIEEAGAAPNIPPRANKRWKNCFSPYLYRNRNVIERMFGRLKDFRRIATRYDRSATNFMAAVHIVATVAYWL
- a CDS encoding flagellar hook assembly protein FlgD, whose product is MQVDSLSSSTVTTTTSAKSSSASLAGSYQSFLTLLLKQLEVQDPTNPVDTAQYTSQLVQLSSLEQQMSMSDKLDELTSAVQALGTGSSALGYLGRTVTAEGDTTALQNGAANWEYSLNSEAASVTLTVRDEDGSIVYQDSGATGQGSHSFSWDGTGRDGALHTSGNYSLTVTAVDSSKAAVATETRIKGTVTSVDTSGSTAALGIGGVSVSADDVLSLS
- a CDS encoding MarR family winged helix-turn-helix transcriptional regulator, giving the protein MPKRSDAGHPAVGGWAKRCYFAGRALMDATLRPYDLGSTQWYVLWHLASFGPTVQRDLGRALELERATLSGIVTTLVRKNLVEQTSSGEDQRQRLLTLTAAGEALWRELPDLSFIHDAAFGGIDEADLATTVRILQLATERLQNLLRKE
- a CDS encoding NAD(P)-dependent oxidoreductase, with the protein product MTVLVTGATGLVGERLVPRLVDAGIACRALLRAGKACPRGAAAVTGDMLDPPTLADAVRGVSAIVHLAAVFRTQDADLIWRSNLDGTRNLIAAVKANAPDARFIMASTSNVYNIDTPHPGREEDPVAPKHAYPASKVAAETELRKSGLNWSIIRFPFVYGDGDGHLESLTKHVGNWHPAQRMSTIHHRDVATAMALALAGAFDARVVNVADDAPLSIFELAGLVNTRMEATAEPLPNPWHLHVDGSLARTLGFRPTVRTVHQARQDGLM